One segment of Triticum aestivum cultivar Chinese Spring chromosome 2A, IWGSC CS RefSeq v2.1, whole genome shotgun sequence DNA contains the following:
- the LOC123187681 gene encoding uncharacterized protein, with translation MLAREATNLRATNCSPPCATNHIADSDVAVSSPHTRFTPLHSKTTGPASHTVPPSQPLASLRIARRATGLPAAWVMALLLLRGCLAPVNAAGPAFRPAETTSRIGYRPSRFRAIVASAAAASPSGGDGTTAAVDSVLRGSEGHKARDYGGTNGAAVSGTARSTTIETTVERIIFDFRFLALLAVAGSLAGSLLCFLNGCVYIKEAYCVYWTSCAKGVHTGQMVLKVVEAIDVYLAGTVMLIFGMGLYGLFISNASNDLPSGSDRALQGSSLFGMFALKERPKWMKITSLDELKTKVGHVIVMILLVKMFERSKMVKITTGLDLLSYSVCIFLSSASLYILHNLHRPEHEESVMPHL, from the exons ATGCTGGCCCGGGAAGCAACAAACCTCCGCGCCACAAACTGCTCGCCGCCATGTGCTACAAACCACATCGCCGACAGCGACGTCGCCGTCTCTTCTCCTCACACTCGGTTCACCCCACTCCACTCAAAAACAACCGGGCCAGCCAGCCACACAGTCCCGCCCAGCCAGCCGCTCGCCTCGCTCCGCATTGCCCGGCGAGCAACGGGCCTACCCGCGGCGTGGGTCATGGCGCTCCTGCTGCTGCGCGGCTGCCTCGCCCCCGTCAACGCCGCCGGCCCGGCGTTCCGGCCAGCGGAGACGACGAGCCGGATTGGTTACCGGCCGTCCCGGTTCCGTGCCATCGTCGCCTCGGCCGCCGCGGCCTCGCCGTCCGGCGGCGACGGCACGACCGCCGCGGTGGACTCGGTGCTGCGTGGCTCGGAGGGACACAAGGCGCGCGACTACGGCGGGACCAACGGCGCCGCTGTTTCCGGCACCGCCAGGTCCACGACCATCGAGACCACCGTCGAGAGG ATCATCTTCGACTTCCGGTTCCTGGCTCTCCTCGCCGTCGCCGGGTCGCTGGCGggctccctcctctgcttcctcaat GGCTGCGTGTACATCAAAGAGGCGTACTGCGTCTACTGGACGAGCTGCGCCAAAGGTGTCCATACAGGGCAGATGGTCCTCAAGGTCGTGGAGGCCATTG ATGTGTATCTTGCTGGCACTGTGATGCTCATCTTCGGGATGGGTCTCTACGGGCTGTTCATCAGCAACGCGTCCAACGATCTGCCCTCCGGATCCGACCGGGCTCTGCAGGGATCGTCGCTGTTTGGGATGTTCGCTCTGAAG GAGAGGCCGAAGTGGATGAAGATCACGTCGCTGGACGAGCTCAAGACGAAGGTGGGGCACGTCATCGTGATGATCCTGCTGGTGAAGATGTTCGAGCGGAGCAAAATGGTGAAGATCACCACGGGGCTGGACCTGCTCAGCTACTCGGTCTGCATCTTCCTCTCCTCGGCCTCCCTCTACATCCTCCACAACCTCCACCGGCCCGAGCACGAGGAGTCGGTCATGCCCCATTTGTAA